One genomic region from Jiangella sp. DSM 45060 encodes:
- a CDS encoding DEAD/DEAH box helicase: MARDARRRPGASRTANRSRRRGGRAQENEGIMSVLARAVREVEGSVQRGSIKPSVRTKFQVIALLAREERAQVKADESRSEAYRAEQLKRLDGIATILAKVAVRDASLLGLLAEDAPVSDAARALRREMLVAAGREPAEDEVPVAAPTASAVTAPKRRVVPQAVISRQLANPFLAPDYEAVAAARPAQKSATRPRRLVNWELIGPLLSSFENATDGTTASMALPDAVPVRLPDGLELMPHQARLVAAAEDGHRTFLLADEPGLGKTAQALLAAQAANAFPLLVVVPNVVKTNWAREAGLWTPAHPATVIHGDGDTIDGFADIIVVNYEVLDRHVGWLGDLGFRGMVVDEAHFIKNKKSQRSQHVLQLSEQLRSRAVRPLLMALTGTPLINDIDDFRAIWQFLGWIDDRKPGSELMEALEETGLTPVDPGFSSAARGCVIDLGIVRRRKADVAADIPARRVADLPVELDDAAGRSIRAAERELADRLVARYHAALEARGDGATTAGFDADLIRRVAGAELADKSAKTGENVFSMIRRIGQAKAGLAADYAAQLAHSVGKVVFFAKHIDVMDAAEALFAERGLRYSSIRGEQTTRKRQQNIDAFVNDPDVAVAVCSLTAAGVGINLQVASNLVLAELSWSAAEQTQAIDRVHRIGQAEPVTAWRIIAAQTVDTRIAELIDGKAGLAARALDGSDEEISSAADIQLEALVALLTDALTA, from the coding sequence TTGGCGAGAGACGCCAGGCGCCGTCCCGGCGCCAGCCGGACGGCGAACCGGTCGCGGCGACGCGGCGGCCGGGCACAGGAGAACGAAGGCATCATGTCGGTGCTCGCGCGCGCCGTGCGCGAGGTCGAGGGCAGCGTCCAGCGCGGCTCGATCAAGCCGTCCGTACGTACGAAGTTCCAGGTCATCGCCCTGCTGGCGCGCGAAGAGCGGGCCCAGGTGAAGGCCGACGAGTCGCGCAGCGAGGCCTACCGCGCCGAGCAGCTGAAGCGGCTCGACGGCATCGCGACCATCCTCGCGAAGGTCGCCGTGCGCGATGCGTCGCTGCTGGGCCTGCTGGCCGAGGACGCGCCGGTCAGCGATGCGGCCCGGGCGCTGCGGCGCGAGATGCTGGTCGCCGCGGGCCGCGAACCGGCCGAGGACGAGGTGCCGGTCGCGGCGCCGACGGCGTCCGCCGTCACCGCGCCGAAGCGGCGGGTGGTGCCACAAGCGGTGATCTCGCGGCAGCTGGCCAACCCGTTCCTCGCCCCCGACTACGAGGCCGTCGCCGCGGCCCGTCCAGCGCAGAAGAGCGCGACGCGGCCCCGGCGGCTGGTGAACTGGGAGCTGATCGGGCCGCTGCTCAGCTCGTTCGAGAACGCCACCGACGGCACGACCGCCTCCATGGCGCTGCCCGACGCCGTGCCCGTCCGGCTGCCCGACGGCCTCGAGCTGATGCCGCACCAGGCCCGCCTGGTCGCCGCCGCCGAGGACGGGCACCGGACCTTCCTGCTCGCCGACGAGCCCGGCCTGGGCAAGACGGCGCAGGCGCTGCTGGCCGCGCAGGCCGCGAACGCCTTCCCGCTGCTCGTCGTCGTCCCGAACGTGGTCAAGACGAACTGGGCGCGCGAGGCCGGCCTGTGGACGCCCGCCCACCCGGCGACGGTCATCCACGGCGACGGCGACACCATCGACGGGTTCGCCGACATCATCGTCGTCAACTACGAGGTGCTCGACCGCCACGTCGGCTGGCTCGGCGACCTCGGCTTCCGCGGCATGGTCGTCGACGAGGCGCACTTCATCAAGAACAAGAAGTCGCAGCGCTCGCAGCACGTCCTGCAGCTGTCCGAGCAGCTGCGCTCGCGCGCCGTCCGCCCGCTGCTCATGGCGCTGACCGGCACGCCGCTGATCAACGACATCGACGACTTCCGCGCCATCTGGCAGTTCCTCGGCTGGATCGACGACCGCAAGCCCGGCTCCGAGCTGATGGAGGCGCTGGAGGAGACCGGCCTGACGCCCGTCGACCCCGGGTTCTCGTCGGCCGCCCGCGGCTGCGTCATCGACCTCGGCATCGTCCGCCGCCGCAAGGCCGACGTCGCCGCCGACATCCCTGCCCGCCGGGTCGCCGACCTCCCGGTCGAGCTCGACGACGCCGCCGGCCGGTCCATCCGCGCGGCCGAGCGCGAGCTGGCCGACCGCCTCGTCGCCCGCTACCACGCCGCCCTCGAGGCGCGCGGCGACGGCGCCACCACCGCGGGGTTCGACGCCGACCTCATCCGCCGCGTCGCCGGGGCGGAGCTGGCCGACAAGTCGGCGAAGACCGGCGAGAACGTGTTCAGCATGATCCGCCGCATCGGCCAGGCCAAGGCCGGGCTGGCCGCCGACTACGCCGCCCAGCTGGCCCACAGCGTCGGCAAGGTCGTCTTCTTCGCCAAGCACATCGACGTCATGGACGCGGCCGAGGCGCTGTTCGCCGAGCGCGGCCTGCGCTACTCGTCGATCCGCGGCGAGCAGACCACGCGCAAGCGGCAGCAGAACATCGACGCGTTCGTCAACGACCCCGACGTCGCGGTCGCGGTCTGCTCGCTGACGGCGGCCGGCGTCGGCATCAACCTGCAGGTCGCGTCCAACCTCGTGCTGGCCGAGCTGTCCTGGTCGGCGGCCGAGCAGACCCAGGCCATCGACCGCGTCCACCGCATCGGCCAGGCCGAGCCGGTGACGGCGTGGCGCATCATCGCCGCCCAGACCGTCGACACCCGCATCGCGGAGCTGATCGACGGCAAGGCGGGGCTGGCCGCCCGGGCGCTCGACGGCTCGGACGAGGAGATCTCGTCGGCGGCGGACATCCAGCTGGAGGCGCTGGTCGCGCTGCTCACCGACGCGCTGACGGCGTAA
- a CDS encoding lysyl oxidase family protein, whose protein sequence is MSLRPVVLLAAFSLLVAACGGEHQHAAQSPLPVPSGTPTGEPVLPDFFPEPPVDVHTKDTGDGWQLEFSSVLVNVGAGEFWLVVDRPSVDDPWVVTQAVRHAGGGFDQVRTGAEVEWGGDGHDHWHVRRVVSYRMVGIDDTGTPRPGPGLTDAKVGFCIYDFGRELDGMGPDDAFFERGGCQPEDALRLSMGLSPGWGDTYEWNLPGQSIDVSDVPDGRYRLWAEADEGGHFTETTKDNNLTWVDLELSTTAAGARAAVVAGVGPQPQGDSAPPESGATGQPVPH, encoded by the coding sequence GTGAGCCTTCGGCCGGTCGTCCTCCTGGCGGCGTTCTCCCTGCTGGTGGCCGCGTGCGGCGGTGAACACCAGCACGCCGCGCAGTCGCCGCTGCCGGTGCCGTCCGGCACGCCGACGGGCGAGCCCGTGCTGCCCGACTTCTTCCCCGAGCCGCCGGTCGACGTCCACACCAAGGACACCGGTGACGGCTGGCAGCTGGAGTTCAGTTCGGTGCTCGTCAACGTCGGCGCCGGTGAGTTCTGGCTCGTCGTCGACCGGCCCTCGGTCGACGACCCCTGGGTCGTCACGCAGGCCGTCCGCCACGCCGGCGGCGGGTTCGACCAGGTGCGCACCGGCGCCGAGGTCGAGTGGGGCGGCGACGGGCACGACCACTGGCACGTCCGGCGGGTGGTCAGCTACCGGATGGTCGGCATCGACGACACCGGAACGCCGCGGCCCGGGCCCGGGCTCACCGACGCCAAGGTCGGGTTCTGCATCTACGACTTCGGCCGCGAGCTCGACGGCATGGGGCCCGACGACGCCTTCTTCGAGCGCGGCGGCTGCCAGCCCGAGGACGCGCTCAGGTTGTCGATGGGCCTGTCCCCGGGCTGGGGCGACACCTACGAATGGAACCTGCCCGGGCAGAGCATCGACGTCTCCGACGTGCCGGACGGCCGGTACCGGCTGTGGGCCGAGGCCGACGAGGGCGGGCACTTCACCGAGACGACCAAGGACAACAACCTGACCTGGGTCGATCTCGAGCTCTCGACGACCGCCGCGGGCGCCCGCGCCGCGGTGGTCGCCGGTGTCGGGCCGCAGCCGCAGGGCGACTCGGCCCCGCCGGAGTCTGGCGCGACCGGCCAGCCAGTGCCACACTGA
- a CDS encoding PIG-L deacetylase family protein, which translates to MSTYVRPVPAVRTLVVVCAHPYDATFALGGVIAAFAGARTSVHIVCLTHGRAPDPRPRRRLDRARDLGRATRHLGADDVTLLDHAPGTLALTSLDTLADEILAAHQGADAMLTVDATADDAHPDHVRAMRAAYRAATRQGSTLYAWTLRPGDAFRGRQVLVVDVDRERQRAATACHTGLAADDPLRRRWQRGQDRTERLVVLRSERTATPVFARNV; encoded by the coding sequence ATGAGCACCTATGTGAGGCCGGTGCCGGCCGTCCGCACCCTCGTCGTGGTGTGCGCGCATCCCTACGACGCGACGTTCGCGCTGGGCGGCGTCATCGCCGCGTTCGCCGGCGCCCGGACGTCCGTCCACATCGTCTGCCTCACGCACGGCCGCGCGCCCGATCCACGGCCGCGGCGCCGCCTCGACCGCGCCCGCGACCTCGGCCGCGCCACCCGCCACCTCGGCGCCGACGACGTCACACTGCTCGACCACGCGCCCGGCACGCTGGCGCTGACCAGCCTGGACACGCTGGCCGACGAGATCCTCGCGGCGCACCAGGGCGCCGACGCCATGCTCACCGTCGACGCGACCGCCGACGACGCCCACCCCGACCACGTCCGCGCGATGCGGGCGGCCTACCGTGCGGCGACGAGGCAGGGCAGCACGCTCTACGCCTGGACGCTGCGGCCGGGCGACGCCTTCCGCGGCCGCCAGGTGCTCGTCGTCGACGTCGACCGCGAACGGCAGCGCGCGGCCACCGCCTGCCACACCGGCCTCGCCGCCGACGACCCGCTGCGCCGGCGCTGGCAGCGCGGCCAGGACCGCACCGAGCGGCTGGTCGTGCTGCGGTCCGAGCGCACCGCCACCCCGGTGTTCGCGCGGAACGTGTGA
- a CDS encoding SDR family NAD(P)-dependent oxidoreductase gives MRLTGSTIVLTGATSGIGRATALELAALRPRRLVVHGPQPPGEATTLVGELSAAVGRAGEVVYLAADYGVLDDVAALASAVRAACPEGVDLLVNNAARPGPRTRTLTADGHEATWQTNYLAPVALTTLLLDAVGAGRAGRIVNVASATHFSAELRLDDLELAGPGYSPASAYARSKLALVTWSCRLAGHRPRPTVDVVSAHPGVIATPLLHAMFSIGGDTPEHAAGNLLAIARAGGDNGTYYDERRPATPNPIALDSVAQELLDQLTRRALAPVLPAATA, from the coding sequence ATGCGGCTGACCGGATCGACGATCGTGCTGACCGGCGCGACGTCGGGCATCGGGCGGGCGACGGCGCTGGAGCTGGCCGCGCTGCGGCCGCGGCGACTGGTCGTGCACGGCCCGCAGCCGCCCGGCGAGGCGACCACGCTGGTCGGCGAACTGTCCGCCGCCGTCGGGCGGGCCGGCGAGGTCGTGTACCTGGCGGCCGACTACGGCGTGCTGGACGACGTCGCGGCGCTGGCGTCGGCGGTGCGCGCGGCCTGCCCCGAGGGCGTCGACCTGCTGGTGAACAACGCCGCGCGGCCCGGCCCGCGCACCCGCACGCTGACCGCCGACGGCCACGAGGCGACGTGGCAGACCAACTACCTCGCGCCGGTCGCGCTGACGACGTTGCTGCTCGACGCGGTCGGCGCGGGGCGCGCCGGGCGCATCGTCAACGTCGCGTCGGCCACGCACTTCTCGGCGGAGCTGCGGCTGGACGACCTCGAGCTGGCCGGGCCGGGCTACTCCCCCGCGTCGGCGTACGCGCGGTCGAAGCTGGCGCTGGTCACGTGGAGCTGCCGGCTCGCCGGGCACCGGCCGCGGCCGACCGTCGACGTCGTCAGCGCGCACCCGGGCGTCATCGCGACGCCGCTGCTGCACGCGATGTTCTCCATCGGTGGCGACACCCCGGAGCACGCGGCCGGCAACCTGCTCGCCATTGCCCGGGCCGGCGGCGACAACGGCACCTACTACGACGAGCGGCGCCCGGCCACGCCGAACCCCATCGCGCTCGACTCCGTCGCGCAGGAGCTGCTCGACCAGCTCACCCGGCGGGCGCTGGCCCCGGTCCTGCCGGCCGCGACCGCGTGA
- a CDS encoding uridine kinase, whose amino-acid sequence MRVQPVTEDVLVTRVVERVLATGARRMVVDGHPAARPERLADALGEPLRAAGRPVARVRVRDFLRPRSLRLEHGAHDPDSLLDGWIDTGALNREVLTAVGPGGAGRYLPTLRDPDTDRSTRAPYVEAPPGLVVVLDGALTLGRGLDLDLTVHLALRPATLRRVTAPADAWTLPAYERYAAESGPEAVADIVVRADDPRHLAVVVS is encoded by the coding sequence ATGCGCGTGCAGCCGGTGACCGAGGACGTGCTGGTCACGCGCGTCGTCGAGCGGGTCCTCGCCACCGGCGCCCGGCGCATGGTGGTGGACGGTCACCCGGCGGCGCGGCCGGAGCGGCTGGCCGACGCGCTGGGCGAACCCTTGCGGGCGGCTGGCCGCCCGGTGGCGCGCGTCCGCGTCCGCGACTTCCTGCGGCCGCGATCGCTGCGGCTGGAGCATGGCGCGCACGACCCCGACTCGCTGCTGGACGGGTGGATCGACACCGGCGCGCTGAACCGTGAGGTGCTGACGGCCGTCGGGCCCGGCGGAGCCGGCCGCTACCTGCCGACGCTGCGCGACCCGGACACCGACCGCTCGACCCGGGCGCCGTACGTCGAGGCGCCGCCCGGGCTGGTCGTCGTGCTGGACGGCGCGCTGACGCTGGGTCGCGGGCTGGACCTGGACCTCACCGTTCACCTCGCGCTGCGTCCGGCGACGCTGCGCCGGGTGACCGCGCCGGCGGATGCCTGGACGCTGCCCGCGTACGAGCGCTACGCCGCCGAGTCCGGCCCGGAGGCCGTCGCCGACATCGTGGTGCGGGCCGACGACCCGCGGCACCTGGCGGTGGTCGTCAGCTGA
- a CDS encoding ABC transporter ATP-binding protein translates to MAFIMNGLDAEAYDRTYGDRELLRRILRYFRPKTRVMAFIAVAIVLQALMQAAFPIVVSEGLDRLVADRTTGLVVALVSAVLVTGVLGWVFNFVQRWYTATVVGDVVLGLREDAFDAVLDRDMSFYDEHSSGKVVSRVTSDTEDFATVVTLTLNLISQVLMVGLITVLLFTRNVGLALLVMAVVPVIVAMALGFRRIARETTRHQQRSLAKVNATLQETMGGISVAKNFRQEHTIYGEFQPINGQNYRVTLKQGFVFGAIFPALFAVAGLATVMLVQVGGGRVLDGDISAGDWYLFLQSVALFWLPLTSIASFWSQFQQGLSASERVFALIDAEPLVVQRDPRPVGRLSGRIEFRSVRFGYAPEHPVLDGFDLTIAAGETIALVGHTGAGKSTIGRLLVRFYEFQGGQILIDGTDIRTVELTSYRHQLGVVPQSPFLFSGTVADNIRYPRPGASDDDVRAAAATVAGGDWLDALPDGLATEVGEHGSALSMGQRQLVALARLLLQDPAIVILDEATASVDPLTEAQISEGLDVALAGRTSIVIAHRLSTIEHADRIIVMREGGIVEEGTHDSLLRAGGAYCDVYNTYFRHQSPDYRPGTGFVGVEVS, encoded by the coding sequence ATGGCCTTCATCATGAACGGCCTCGACGCCGAGGCGTACGACCGCACGTACGGCGACCGCGAGCTGCTGCGCCGCATCCTGCGCTACTTCCGGCCCAAGACGCGGGTCATGGCGTTCATCGCCGTCGCCATCGTGCTGCAGGCGCTCATGCAGGCGGCGTTCCCCATCGTCGTCAGCGAGGGCCTCGACCGCCTCGTCGCCGACCGCACCACCGGCCTGGTCGTGGCCCTGGTGTCGGCGGTGCTGGTCACCGGCGTGCTGGGCTGGGTGTTCAACTTCGTGCAGCGCTGGTACACCGCCACGGTGGTCGGCGACGTCGTGCTCGGCCTGCGCGAGGACGCCTTCGACGCTGTCCTCGACCGCGACATGTCCTTCTACGACGAGCACTCCTCGGGCAAGGTGGTCAGCCGGGTCACGTCCGACACCGAGGACTTCGCCACCGTCGTCACGCTGACGCTGAACCTCATCAGCCAGGTGCTCATGGTCGGGCTCATCACGGTGCTGCTCTTCACCCGCAACGTCGGGCTGGCGCTGCTGGTCATGGCGGTCGTGCCGGTCATCGTCGCCATGGCGCTGGGGTTCCGGCGCATCGCCCGCGAGACCACACGGCACCAGCAGCGCTCGCTCGCCAAGGTCAACGCCACGTTGCAAGAGACGATGGGCGGCATCTCCGTGGCGAAGAACTTCCGCCAGGAGCACACCATCTACGGCGAGTTCCAGCCGATCAACGGGCAGAACTACCGGGTCACGCTCAAGCAGGGCTTCGTGTTCGGGGCGATCTTCCCGGCGCTGTTCGCGGTGGCCGGGTTGGCCACCGTCATGCTGGTGCAGGTCGGCGGCGGGCGGGTGCTCGACGGCGACATCTCGGCCGGTGACTGGTACCTGTTCCTGCAGAGCGTCGCGCTGTTCTGGCTGCCGCTGACGTCCATCGCGTCGTTCTGGTCGCAGTTCCAGCAGGGACTGTCGGCGTCCGAGCGGGTGTTCGCGCTGATCGACGCCGAGCCGCTGGTGGTGCAGCGCGACCCCAGGCCGGTCGGACGGCTGAGCGGGCGCATCGAGTTCCGCTCGGTCCGGTTCGGGTACGCGCCGGAGCACCCGGTGCTCGACGGCTTCGACCTCACCATCGCGGCCGGCGAGACCATCGCGCTGGTCGGGCACACCGGCGCCGGCAAGTCGACCATCGGCCGGCTGCTGGTGCGGTTCTACGAGTTCCAGGGCGGGCAGATCCTCATCGACGGCACCGACATCCGCACCGTCGAGCTGACGTCGTACCGCCACCAGCTGGGCGTCGTGCCGCAGTCGCCGTTCCTGTTCTCCGGCACCGTCGCCGACAACATCCGCTACCCCCGTCCCGGCGCCTCCGACGACGACGTCCGCGCGGCGGCCGCAACGGTGGCCGGCGGCGACTGGCTCGACGCCCTGCCCGACGGCCTCGCCACCGAGGTCGGTGAGCACGGCTCGGCGCTGTCGATGGGCCAGCGGCAGCTGGTGGCGCTGGCCCGGCTGCTGCTGCAGGACCCCGCCATCGTCATCCTCGACGAAGCCACCGCCAGCGTCGACCCCCTCACCGAGGCGCAGATCTCCGAGGGCCTCGACGTCGCACTGGCCGGGCGCACGTCCATCGTCATCGCGCACCGGCTGTCCACCATCGAGCACGCCGACCGCATCATCGTCATGCGCGAGGGCGGCATCGTCGAAGAGGGCACCCACGACTCCCTGCTGCGGGCCGGCGGCGCCTACTGCGACGTCTACAACACCTACTTCCGGCACCAGTCCCCCGACTACCGGCCCGGCACCGGCTTCGTCGGGGTCGAGGTCAGCTGA
- a CDS encoding ABC transporter ATP-binding protein: MTLTTATRTEFTVAGQPEYDRRGPVRWIVSHQLRNPWHLAGFLVGSVAMVVLNSMVPGLVGDAFDAVLDDSADRQAALTAIVVTLLVVVVGRSVLDFVARLCTEVLAKRIERDTRDELYVSLLGKSQTFHNRQRVGDLMARGANDVRQLGTMFSPGIDLLVDSLSQGIVPIVFIAFLDPRLLVAPLIFAVAFVWSIRRFMRRLAPVSAQLRENYGTLNAGLNETIRGIEVVKATGQEKQELAKFGRNARRYRDAYVQQGLIQARYLPTLLLAVATAGGLLHGLWLLDAGELSVGGLITYIGLLGLLGFPAFISIFSFSLVQNGIASANRLLALMREETELDHNEAGHVAPMRGAIEFQDVTFGYGGQPVLENLSFRIEPGQTVAVVGETGSGKTTLTKLVNRIYDTGSGRVLVDDADVRTWNLDSLRSQISTIEQDIVLFSRSVHENIAFSLGQQAHRDDVVRAAKDAQAHEFVTALDDGYDTVIGERGVTLSGGQRQRLAIARALLTDPAILVLDDSTSAIDSATEDEIQRAIQRVLEGRTTLLITHRLSQIRWADKVLLLQRGRLVDEGTHDELLGRCALYRRIFAHYDEVSG, encoded by the coding sequence ATGACACTCACCACCGCGACGCGCACCGAGTTCACCGTCGCCGGGCAGCCGGAGTACGACCGGCGCGGCCCGGTGCGGTGGATCGTGTCGCACCAGCTGCGCAACCCGTGGCACCTCGCCGGCTTCCTCGTCGGCTCGGTCGCCATGGTGGTGCTCAATTCCATGGTGCCGGGGCTGGTCGGCGACGCCTTCGACGCGGTGCTCGACGACTCCGCCGACCGGCAGGCGGCGCTCACGGCCATCGTCGTCACGCTGCTGGTGGTGGTCGTCGGGCGGTCGGTGCTCGACTTCGTGGCCCGGCTGTGCACCGAGGTGCTGGCCAAGCGCATCGAGCGCGACACCCGCGACGAGCTGTACGTCAGCCTGCTGGGCAAGAGCCAGACGTTCCACAACCGGCAGCGGGTCGGCGACCTCATGGCCCGCGGCGCCAACGACGTCCGGCAGCTCGGCACCATGTTCAGCCCGGGCATCGACCTCCTCGTCGACTCCCTGTCGCAGGGCATCGTCCCGATCGTCTTCATCGCGTTCCTCGACCCCCGGCTGCTGGTGGCGCCGCTGATCTTCGCGGTCGCGTTCGTGTGGTCGATCCGCCGGTTCATGCGCCGGCTGGCGCCGGTGTCGGCGCAGCTGCGCGAGAACTACGGCACCCTGAACGCGGGGCTGAACGAGACCATCCGCGGCATCGAGGTGGTCAAGGCCACCGGCCAGGAGAAGCAGGAACTGGCCAAGTTCGGCCGCAACGCCCGCCGCTACCGCGACGCCTACGTCCAGCAGGGCCTCATCCAGGCCCGCTACCTGCCCACCCTGCTGCTGGCGGTCGCGACGGCCGGCGGCCTGCTGCACGGGCTGTGGCTGCTCGACGCCGGCGAGCTGAGCGTCGGCGGGCTGATCACCTACATCGGGCTGCTCGGCCTGCTCGGCTTCCCGGCGTTCATCTCGATCTTCTCCTTCTCGCTGGTGCAGAACGGCATCGCCAGCGCGAACCGGCTGCTGGCGCTCATGCGCGAAGAGACCGAGCTCGACCACAACGAGGCCGGCCACGTCGCGCCCATGCGCGGCGCCATCGAGTTCCAGGACGTCACGTTCGGCTACGGCGGCCAGCCGGTACTCGAGAACCTGTCGTTCCGCATCGAGCCGGGCCAGACCGTCGCCGTCGTCGGCGAGACCGGCTCCGGCAAGACCACGCTGACGAAGCTGGTCAACCGCATCTACGACACCGGCTCCGGCCGGGTCCTGGTCGACGACGCCGACGTCCGCACCTGGAACCTCGACTCCCTGCGCTCGCAGATCTCCACCATCGAGCAGGACATCGTGCTGTTCTCCCGCTCGGTGCACGAGAACATCGCGTTCAGCCTCGGCCAGCAGGCCCACCGCGACGACGTCGTCCGCGCGGCGAAGGACGCCCAGGCGCACGAGTTCGTCACCGCCCTCGACGACGGCTACGACACCGTCATCGGCGAGCGCGGCGTCACGCTCTCCGGCGGGCAGCGGCAACGGCTGGCCATCGCCCGGGCACTGCTCACCGACCCCGCCATCCTGGTGCTCGACGACTCCACCAGCGCCATCGACAGCGCCACCGAGGACGAGATCCAGCGGGCCATCCAGCGCGTCCTCGAGGGCCGCACGACGCTGCTCATCACGCACCGGCTGTCGCAGATCCGCTGGGCCGACAAGGTCCTGCTGCTGCAGCGCGGCCGGCTGGTCGACGAAGGCACGCACGACGAACTGCTCGGCCGCTGCGCGCTCTACCGGCGCATCTTCGCCCACTACGACGAGGTGAGCGGCTGA
- a CDS encoding glutamate-cysteine ligase family protein, producing MGEDVGRQEFTRADRTQYRAKVRRCLDAFERMLREAQFEFDRPLTGLEIELNLVDDHHDPAMRNAEALAAIADPAFQTELGQWNLEINLAPRELDGSGVTAFEDDVRASLNAAEQKAGAVGAHLAMIGILPTLRQEHLSGQALSVNPRYELLNDQILAARGEDLHLAIDGAERLRVSCDTILPEAACTSTQFHLQVSPEQFPAVWNAAQAVAGVQIAVGANSPFLLGKQLWAETRVALFEQATDTRSEELKAQGVRPRVWFGERWITSIFDLFEENVRYFPSLLPIVADEDPIAVLDRGDTPELAELRLHNGTIYRWNRPVYDVVRDRAHLRVENRVLPAGPTVADTLANGAFYYGLVRRLAAEDRPVWTQMSFSAAEENFHACAREGLDAQVYWPGLGHVPVAELVLRRLLPLAYDGLREWGVDTAEQERLLGIVERRCAEHRNGADWQVAAFRRRFDGTSAERHDALRGMLGSYVEHMHSNEPVHTWAVD from the coding sequence ATGGGCGAGGACGTCGGCCGGCAGGAGTTCACCCGGGCGGACCGCACGCAGTACCGCGCCAAGGTCCGCCGGTGCCTCGACGCCTTCGAGCGCATGCTCCGCGAGGCCCAGTTCGAGTTCGACCGGCCGCTGACCGGGCTGGAGATCGAGCTGAACCTCGTCGACGACCACCACGACCCGGCCATGCGCAACGCCGAGGCGCTGGCGGCCATCGCGGACCCCGCCTTCCAGACCGAGCTGGGCCAGTGGAACCTGGAGATCAACCTCGCGCCGCGCGAGCTCGACGGCAGCGGCGTCACCGCGTTCGAGGACGACGTCCGGGCCAGCCTGAACGCCGCCGAGCAGAAGGCGGGCGCCGTCGGGGCACACCTGGCGATGATCGGCATCCTGCCGACGCTGCGACAGGAGCACCTGTCCGGGCAGGCACTGTCGGTGAACCCGCGCTACGAGCTGCTGAACGACCAGATCCTGGCCGCCCGCGGCGAGGACCTGCACCTCGCCATCGACGGCGCCGAGCGGCTGCGCGTCTCGTGCGACACCATCCTCCCCGAGGCGGCCTGCACGAGCACGCAGTTCCACCTGCAGGTCAGCCCTGAGCAGTTCCCCGCCGTCTGGAACGCCGCCCAGGCCGTCGCGGGCGTCCAGATCGCCGTCGGCGCGAACTCGCCGTTCCTGCTCGGCAAGCAGCTGTGGGCCGAGACCCGCGTCGCGCTGTTCGAGCAGGCCACCGACACCCGCAGCGAGGAGCTCAAGGCGCAGGGCGTGCGGCCGCGGGTGTGGTTCGGCGAGCGGTGGATCACGTCGATCTTCGACCTGTTCGAGGAGAACGTGCGGTACTTCCCCTCGCTGCTGCCGATCGTCGCCGACGAGGACCCGATCGCGGTGCTCGACCGCGGCGACACCCCTGAGCTGGCCGAACTGCGGCTGCACAACGGCACCATCTACCGCTGGAACCGGCCCGTGTACGACGTCGTCCGCGACCGCGCGCACCTGCGGGTCGAGAACCGCGTCCTGCCGGCCGGGCCGACGGTCGCCGACACGCTGGCCAACGGCGCGTTCTACTACGGGCTGGTGCGGCGGCTGGCCGCCGAGGACCGCCCGGTGTGGACGCAGATGTCGTTCAGCGCGGCGGAGGAGAACTTCCACGCCTGCGCCCGCGAGGGCCTCGACGCCCAGGTGTACTGGCCGGGCCTGGGGCACGTCCCGGTCGCCGAGCTGGTGCTGCGGCGGCTGCTGCCGCTCGCCTACGACGGCCTGCGCGAGTGGGGCGTCGACACCGCCGAGCAAGAGCGGCTGCTCGGCATCGTCGAGCGGCGCTGTGCCGAGCACCGCAACGGCGCCGACTGGCAGGTCGCCGCGTTCCGCCGCCGCTTCGACGGCACCTCCGCCGAACGCCACGACGCGCTGCGCGGCATGCTCGGCTCCTACGTCGAGCACATGCACAGCAACGAGCCGGTCCACACCTGGGCCGTCGACTGA